In the Chroococcidiopsis sp. SAG 2025 genome, one interval contains:
- the glyA gene encoding serine hydroxymethyltransferase yields MSSTNLDLLASSDPVVAELISSELQRQRDHLELIASENFTSAAVLAAQGSVLTNKYAEGLPGKRYYGGCEYIDRVEQLAIDRVKQLFGAAHANVQPHSGAQANFAVFMTLLEPGDAIMGMDLSHGGHLTHGSPVNFSGKWFKVHHYGVNPQTEQLDYDQIRELALQHRPKLLICGYSAYPRIIDFEKFRAIADEVGAYLLADIAHIAGLVATGLHPNPIPYCDVVTTTTHKTLRGPRGGLILTRDPELGKKLDKSVFPGSQGGPLEHVIAAKAVAFGEALQPQFKTYAARVIENAKAMAAQLQNRGFKLVSNGTENHLMLVDLRCIGMTGKEGDRLLGETNITANKNTVPFDTESPFVTSGIRLGSPAMTTRGMGTEEFTEIANIIADRLLHSQDDTVAQDCRRRVAALCDRFPLYPHLNVPVPALA; encoded by the coding sequence GTGTCTTCGACTAACTTAGATTTACTTGCTTCCTCCGATCCGGTTGTGGCTGAATTAATTAGCAGCGAACTTCAGCGCCAGCGTGACCACTTAGAATTAATTGCTAGTGAAAACTTTACTTCGGCTGCTGTTTTAGCCGCCCAAGGTTCGGTATTGACCAATAAATATGCTGAAGGCTTACCTGGAAAGCGTTATTACGGCGGTTGTGAATATATCGATCGCGTCGAGCAATTAGCGATCGATCGCGTCAAGCAGCTGTTTGGTGCAGCTCATGCCAACGTTCAACCCCATTCCGGCGCTCAAGCTAATTTCGCCGTCTTCATGACTCTGCTAGAGCCAGGAGACGCAATTATGGGTATGGATCTATCCCACGGCGGACATTTAACCCACGGTTCGCCGGTTAATTTCTCTGGGAAGTGGTTTAAAGTCCACCATTACGGCGTGAATCCCCAGACAGAACAATTAGACTACGACCAAATTCGGGAATTGGCGCTGCAACATCGTCCTAAGCTACTCATTTGCGGTTATTCTGCTTATCCACGCATAATTGACTTTGAAAAGTTTAGAGCGATCGCCGATGAAGTTGGTGCTTACTTATTAGCCGATATCGCTCACATTGCTGGATTAGTTGCTACTGGCTTGCATCCTAACCCCATTCCCTACTGCGATGTGGTCACGACAACCACACATAAAACTTTGCGCGGACCAAGAGGTGGATTGATTCTCACTCGCGATCCCGAACTGGGGAAAAAACTAGACAAATCCGTGTTTCCTGGTAGCCAAGGCGGACCTTTGGAACACGTCATCGCAGCGAAAGCAGTTGCCTTTGGCGAAGCATTGCAGCCTCAATTCAAAACTTATGCAGCTCGAGTTATTGAAAATGCTAAAGCTATGGCTGCTCAATTACAAAACAGAGGCTTCAAACTCGTATCCAACGGTACAGAAAATCATTTGATGCTGGTTGACTTGCGCTGTATTGGCATGACAGGTAAAGAAGGCGATCGCCTTTTAGGTGAAACAAATATCACCGCTAATAAGAATACAGTCCCCTTCGATACAGAATCGCCTTTTGTGACAAGTGGTATCCGTTTGGGTTCTCCAGCCATGACCACACGAGGCATGGGCACGGAAGAATTTACCGAAATTGCCAATATTATCGCCGATCGCCTGCTACATTCTCAAGATGATACCGTAGCGCAAGACTGTCGCCGCCGAGTCGCGGCATTGTGCGATCGCTTCCCCCTCTATCCGCATCTCAACGTTCCCGTACCTGCCCTTGCCTAA
- a CDS encoding fumarylacetoacetate hydrolase family protein, translating to MAQRYIRVQSLEGRIHYGILQLSLEVLLLDAPPWLQGQPTQESLTPDEYQILAPCAPSKIVAVGKNYVEHAAEMGSSVPKEPLLFLKPPSAVIATATEIKYPQQSRRVDYEGELALVIGDRTSDCTPEQAQKKIWGYTIANDITARDLQRQDSQWTRAKGFDTFCPLGPWIVREINPSAQLQTFLNDNPHPVQSASIEEMVYSPSVLVSYISQVMTLLPGDVVLTGTPPGVGALNAGDRIRVEIEGIGRLENTVILRYANENFESTIQNL from the coding sequence ATGGCGCAACGCTACATTCGAGTTCAATCTCTAGAGGGACGCATCCACTACGGCATACTCCAACTTAGCTTGGAAGTTCTGCTATTAGATGCGCCACCTTGGCTACAAGGACAGCCTACGCAGGAAAGCTTAACACCAGATGAATATCAGATCCTCGCACCTTGCGCTCCCTCCAAAATCGTAGCAGTGGGTAAAAACTACGTGGAACATGCAGCAGAAATGGGTTCAAGCGTACCGAAGGAACCTTTGTTGTTTCTGAAGCCACCTTCAGCAGTGATTGCCACGGCGACGGAAATTAAATACCCGCAACAGTCGAGACGGGTAGACTATGAAGGAGAATTAGCTTTAGTGATTGGCGATCGCACGTCAGATTGTACGCCAGAACAAGCACAGAAAAAAATTTGGGGCTACACGATCGCCAACGATATCACAGCGCGAGATTTACAAAGGCAGGACAGTCAGTGGACGCGAGCCAAGGGATTTGATACCTTTTGCCCCCTCGGTCCTTGGATCGTCAGAGAAATCAATCCATCTGCCCAGCTACAGACATTTTTAAACGATAACCCACACCCCGTACAATCTGCCAGCATCGAAGAAATGGTCTATTCTCCATCTGTCCTCGTGTCCTACATCAGTCAAGTCATGACGCTGTTACCTGGGGATGTCGTCTTGACTGGAACTCCTCCTGGGGTAGGAGCGCTGAATGCAGGCGATCGCATCCGCGTTGAGATTGAAGGGATTGGTCGCTTAGAAAATACTGTAATTTTAAGGTACGCCAACGAGAATTTTGAATCGACAATTCAAAACTTATAA
- a CDS encoding competence/damage-inducible protein A, which yields MSAEIICVGTELLLGDILNTNAQFLAQQLANLGIPHYYQTVVGDNPARIKHAIQVALERTSTQDNSTQVLIFTGGLGPTPDDLTHETLADFFGVPLAEHQEIIEDITRKYAARGRKMSPSNRKQALLPKGAAILPNPGGTAPGILWQPRSGVAILTFPGVPSEMQRMWQETAVPYLKSLGYGQEIIYSQTLKFWGVAEAALAEKAAAFLNLPNPTVAPYASQGEVKLRVSAKATSPETAKQIIAPVARQLQEIGDLNYFGSDEETLASAVGKLLTAAGETLSVAESCTGGGLGQMLTDISGSSRYFWGGVISYDNAVKISVLGVNPDDLSQFGAVSAIVAEQMAAGVRSRLGTTWGLSITGIAGPDGGTATKPVGLVYIGLAGADGKVQSFENHFGAGRDRALIRHISACTALDLLRRQLRTSDQ from the coding sequence ATGAGTGCTGAAATCATTTGTGTTGGAACTGAATTACTGCTGGGCGATATTCTCAACACCAACGCGCAATTTTTAGCTCAGCAATTAGCAAATCTGGGAATTCCCCATTACTATCAAACTGTAGTGGGAGATAATCCTGCAAGAATCAAACACGCAATTCAAGTCGCTTTAGAACGAACATCAACTCAGGATAACTCGACTCAAGTTCTCATTTTTACAGGCGGTTTAGGTCCTACGCCCGACGATCTAACCCACGAAACTTTAGCCGATTTCTTTGGCGTACCACTCGCAGAACACCAAGAAATTATTGAAGACATTACCCGCAAATATGCTGCACGCGGGCGAAAAATGTCTCCTAGCAATCGTAAGCAAGCTCTACTACCTAAAGGTGCGGCAATCTTACCTAATCCAGGTGGAACCGCTCCAGGTATTCTCTGGCAACCGCGATCTGGAGTGGCAATTCTCACCTTTCCTGGCGTACCGTCGGAAATGCAGCGAATGTGGCAAGAAACAGCCGTGCCTTACCTTAAGAGTCTGGGTTACGGTCAAGAAATTATTTATAGCCAAACTTTGAAATTCTGGGGTGTTGCCGAAGCAGCTCTAGCAGAAAAAGCAGCAGCCTTTCTCAATTTACCTAACCCTACCGTTGCTCCTTATGCCAGCCAGGGAGAGGTGAAGTTGCGTGTTTCGGCAAAAGCAACTTCACCCGAAACAGCCAAGCAAATTATTGCTCCAGTAGCTCGACAATTGCAGGAAATTGGAGACTTAAATTATTTCGGTTCTGACGAAGAAACTTTAGCCTCGGCAGTCGGTAAATTGTTAACTGCGGCGGGAGAAACTCTGAGTGTGGCGGAATCCTGCACGGGTGGCGGTTTAGGGCAGATGCTCACGGACATATCAGGTAGTTCTAGATATTTCTGGGGGGGAGTTATTTCCTACGACAATGCGGTAAAAATTTCTGTTTTGGGCGTTAATCCTGATGATTTGAGTCAATTTGGCGCTGTCAGCGCGATCGTCGCCGAACAAATGGCAGCAGGAGTGCGATCGCGTCTCGGTACGACTTGGGGTTTGAGCATCACGGGAATTGCCGGACCCGATGGTGGTACGGCAACTAAACCTGTTGGCTTAGTGTATATCGGTTTGGCGGGAGCTGATGGCAAGGTTCAAAGTTTTGAAAATCATTTCGGAGCTGGACGCGATCGCGCTCTGATTCGCCATATCAGCGCCTGCACCGCTCTCGATCTCTTGCGTCGTCAGTTAAGAACTAGTGACCAGTAA
- a CDS encoding Tic20 family protein yields MAWRGTTTVQERIFACLPYLLPLMHGFAFGVFLLREFPVLQYLFLPLIPLLQIYSSIPFASLIVFFALYLLVVRNESISHFIRFNTMQAILIDIVIFLCGLVLPILAPIPGASFATQTIASTIFLGIVASVAFAVTQSLRGKYAEIPALSDAVHMQVR; encoded by the coding sequence ATGGCTTGGCGCGGGACTACTACAGTGCAAGAGCGAATTTTTGCTTGTTTGCCATATTTGCTGCCCTTGATGCATGGATTTGCATTTGGCGTTTTCTTACTGCGAGAATTTCCAGTTCTACAATATTTATTTCTACCGCTGATACCTTTATTGCAAATATACAGTAGTATACCTTTTGCTAGTCTAATTGTCTTTTTTGCTTTATATCTATTGGTAGTTAGAAATGAAAGCATCAGCCACTTTATTCGTTTCAACACCATGCAAGCAATTTTAATTGATATTGTGATATTTTTGTGTGGTTTGGTACTGCCAATTTTGGCTCCAATTCCTGGGGCTAGTTTTGCCACGCAGACTATAGCCAGTACAATTTTCCTTGGAATAGTGGCATCTGTAGCGTTTGCTGTGACTCAGTCTCTAAGAGGGAAATACGCAGAAATTCCCGCTCTCTCTGATGCAGTTCATATGCAGGTGAGATAG
- the aroQ gene encoding type II 3-dehydroquinate dehydratase, which yields MTAALVVTDKYRTGLNGVSSNSSPIKVIVLHGPNLNLLGAREPGIYGSVTLAEIDSMLVAEGDRLQAEVEAMQSNHEGVLVDAIQAAKPKFQGILINAGAYTHTSVALRDAIAAVKIPTVEVHLSNIYQRESFRHHSYISAVAIGQISGFGVQSYRLGLHALIHHIRHSN from the coding sequence ATGACCGCCGCACTCGTCGTCACAGATAAGTATCGAACAGGCTTGAATGGCGTGTCTTCTAATTCGTCACCGATCAAAGTTATCGTGCTTCATGGACCGAATTTGAACCTACTGGGAGCAAGAGAGCCAGGAATTTATGGTTCGGTGACGTTGGCAGAAATCGATAGTATGTTAGTGGCAGAAGGGGATCGGCTGCAAGCCGAAGTAGAGGCGATGCAGTCTAACCATGAAGGCGTGTTAGTGGATGCGATCCAAGCAGCTAAGCCGAAATTCCAGGGAATTTTGATTAATGCGGGTGCTTATACCCATACAAGCGTGGCGCTGCGAGATGCGATCGCTGCGGTAAAAATTCCTACAGTAGAAGTTCATTTAAGTAATATCTATCAACGAGAATCTTTTCGCCATCACTCCTATATTTCAGCTGTGGCAATCGGGCAAATTAGTGGTTTTGGCGTACAGAGCTATCGCTTAGGTTTACACGCCTTGATTCACCATATCAGGCACTCTAATTAA